Below is a genomic region from Salvelinus sp. IW2-2015 unplaced genomic scaffold, ASM291031v2 Un_scaffold999, whole genome shotgun sequence.
GCCCTTCAAGACAATCCATCTCTGACATAAAAAGGTGAAAAGGCACTACATTTGCCTACTATCAATATTCTACCAAAGTGGAATACCTCATCGTTAGTGCTGTTCTACTTTTCATCACCAATTATGAACAAAATGATCTCTTATGCTACATAGACCAGTAAGtgccagtgttgtgttcgagaccaccaaaagcgagaccgattcaagaccacgACTTGAGCAAAtcaagtccgagtcaagaccgGACGGTTGGCGAGACCGAGTTAAGACCAGAAaaatgcgagtccaattcaagaccatggtTGTAATTGTGGTCAAATCCCCCCacaagagttcaaaatgtccagtatatctgtgttcatatttcagaacaacatagaTTCTTAGACATatagaaaacattttaaatgcatGCTGAGAGAAAATAGAGCCGCTCTACAAATATTACTAACTGAAACACATTGGGGAACAATGGCCTTCTAAGCCTTTAGAtaagggctaaggatttataaaaataattatatacatgataattattatttttaaatttttctaATTTAATCTCTTACATTTTTGTTGGAAAGAAAGGTTTAACACTAAAAGAGAAAAAAGACCCAatctggatttttctttgctggtctctggggagataaatctagctagccTAGTCATCCATTCCTatgccatcagaagctagataaaggcaTATGCCATTCAACTGTTTAGGGCAACATTTGGAGTGACAgtagaatcaaccaatcacattttaaaTTAATGTGTGGGACAGTTTTGACCAAAACTTCTGCCTTGAAAGCCAACAGGTCACTGTgcaatagcgagcagtagttttcccacagtctagctagctagcttttgttgttggCTAGTttgcagcagctgcagcaggtgttatcaaagaggaggttgttgctaatttgttagcttctcccttttcaagaaaaCGTTCAACAAGTTACGTTTCAAATGATCATCTGGTGAGTGAAACTGTGTTTTTTATTGCAGCACGTTTGCTGTTGTTAGTCATCTCTagaaaataacttgtgtgtgaaacactgttgcatttaaagtggaactgacagcattttagcaacatgaaactgttcatatacacccccaggaagaatattacacacacaaaaaactttTACAAGCAACCACTTAGATGGTAAATTTCACATTTtgataaattcttagaatgttataAAACTTCTAAGGCATCTGTGAAAATGATATAGCAATATTAAGTGGAAAGAGGCCGTACGTTTGGaaaatagacactgcagtaaataaaaccaaataaaacCATCTGtctgtccaggaccggagtcaacacagaccggtgcgctatagccaatcagagctacagtaggcctttatacaaacaagccatttgtcACACAGACcttccatcattcactttgaactggactgtgtgtttacagtcagTAGGACCTTCCATCATCAcactgaactggactgtgtttttaCAGTCAGTAGGACCTTCCATCATTAcactgaactggactgtgtgtttacagtcagTAGGACCTTCCATCATTCAcactgaactggactgtgtgtttacagtcagTAGGACCTTCCATCATTCAcactgaactggactgtgtttttaCAGTCAGTAGGACCTTCCATCATTCACaactgaactggactgtgtttttaCAGTCAGTAGGACCTTCCATCATTTCACCaaacttgaactggactgtgttttacAGTCAGTAGCAACAGCGAGACTTTAGATCATTAAACGCATTCACCAAATGCCACAAAATACACCCGGATGgattctgcaaatatgtaaataccacaggAGCCtgttacatttgggaactttacagtcctctTGATCAAAccaccatgaaaaggtaggctctctccccctcagttatgcacatcaacaactaatgctagccagcgcaaatgagctaaaatctaacgaaggaaTATTAGATAaactctcaaactttttcagctagttggccgtcaaaattgcactgataaacgatgagGAATTGTAGCCTCcacgtccttctgcagcttgcctgccaatgcatgcttgtcccaacaagcacacacacatcagtagggattaagaagtgagtaaaCGCAATGCCCCATACAGCTTATACctgcactacaccactggccctttggTTTTATAAAAGTCCACCCTCCTATGAGTGCACTAGTATACAGTTGCTGTCCTTTTAGAATcacgaacctgtcacacactgaaggcctataggttaaCACTGCGCAAATATGTCTATAATAAATATAAAGACTTAAGAGACTGTATTAAAATGTTCAGAGAAAGGCCTGGTGAAGTGGTTTTAGGTGgagactgaatggaagctgatagaGTTTTTTACTCTGCTGGTTTGGGAAGAATAGAATGAGTCCTCATGTCCTagaccgagtacaaatgtatccgacaccaagaccgagacactcaatatcTGGCTCGAGTACTACTAGgtgcactgtactgcactgttgaTACTGGGCATATCAACAAATTAAACCTTCAATATATGTTTGTTTTCAAATCAATTCAACCATTAATAGAGCCATGACAATGCACATCTCTCATTTCAGTCAGCATYACAACYKCTATGAAGACCGTTTGTGGGGCTTTGCGTGCAAAGCCACGTTTYTCTCAGAGCCCGAGTGCKYCTGGTCTCCTTACGTAAATGACTTCGACCAGGAGTTCACCTTRGAATGCCCCAAAAACAATGTCCTCACCGGGATGAACAGCTACCATTCCAACCSCCATGAGGACAGAAGGTGAGAAGACCTCACCGTTTACCAGATCCTATGTTCAAATAgtagttgtttatttttttcaaatacRTTGASAGGTTGATTTAGCCTGCTTGGAGTGCCATATGAGCAgcatttgcacttttgggactYTTCCATTGGGTCCATCAAATGCAgctgaagtatttgaaagaaaacaaatatttMAATCCAGGTTTGACATAATCCTGACTGTGATCAGTGTGTTARACATGTATGATTTCCATCACAGGTGGAAGTTCTACTGCTGTCGAGTCAACAGCTACTGTAACCAGYASTGTCAGTGGACCCCCTACGTCAACGACTTMGATGAGGTCATGTCTTGGCAAGTCCCAAGCCTGAACTACCTAGTTGGGGCCGGAAGCTACCATTCCAATCCTCATGAGTGagtacaatgtgtgtgtgattttggtGGGGGGGGTTTCAACAACAAGAATATTTACCTCAAAATGTATTGTGGATTTTCAGAGATCGTCGCTGGAGATACCAGTACTGCACACGGAAGTCAAACTGCTGATATTACAGCTGATTATTCCATTCTTGAATAAAGATTGCCTATTGCCTTCTTTCTTGTGTTTCATTTAATTATTTTTCCCCCATTGCATATTCATATCAAGCCACTGAGTCGGAGTAGAAGTaaacaaaaatgttatttaaaaataaaaagctgcaCCTATTTCACTTTATGAAAATATAAGCTGTTGTTAAACTTTTTTGGTAGGGTACTTAGCCTTCATTTAACTACTGGTTTAACAAAGAAACTTCCTTCACTGACAGTCACTTTTAAGTTGCTGTATAACTCCAAAATGTTCACACAGAGTTCAGTGCAATTCAATTAGAATGTTTGAACCTTTTTCCAAGTGTGAGAACACACACAACTagatggagaacacacacagaaaacctaCCTGAGCCTGGAACACAGAGATGGTCTCCAGCTCCTTCTCCTTCTGARATATCTCCTGCTTCATAACATCTATCTGCTGTTGCTTAGCAGCCAGGGCCTTCTCTGCTGCGTCCAGTCTGGTCTGCAGGTCTCCCACCTCCTTAGTGACAAGTGGCTGGAGGCCACACAGAGGGCAACAGTCAGATTCATCACATTCACCACGCCATACCATTTTGACAAAGAACAAAACAGTGCAATGTGCCAAACTAGACTGATTTCTGTTTAACAGAGGCTAAGTAGTGTGGTCACCTCTCTGTTCTTGCTCTCTTGCTTCAACTCATTGTAGTCCTCGAATAGCTTGGTGTAGGCATCCTTCAGCTGGGTCAGGTTAgtcctgaggaggagaggaggggcaaTTGACTCATGATGACTAAGGAGTATTTAGATATAGAAACTCATGGCACTGACCAGTGGAAACTGATAGGGGGGAGTGGGATGATTTCAAAAGAGGAGCAGGGAATTTATGTCCCAAGACCCCACCCAAGGGGCCCAATGCCCAACAGTGTCAGAGGGAGTAGGCATATGTCAgagtgtgcgtgcatgcttgACTGCcgtcccacctctcctctccagcctTCCTCTGCTCTAGCTGGCTCTGGGCCTTCATGCTGTCCACCTGCAGCTTCAGTCTGTCATtctcactctgtacctcctgcTTCTCTACCAGCTGGGCTGTCAGAGTCACCACGTCACGCTCCACATCCCTACAtctacagagagagggggatggggcgatagagaaagatagagggatagaggcaAAGCGAAAGGGTGTTATTGGGGGAAAGGGAAAGAGCAAAGGTTAGCATAGTTTGCACATTTTCATTGTCTATgtagccctccctctctccgtctctctcacctgtcctgCAGGTTCTTCTTCATGCCCTCTGCCTCGCCCAGTTTGCTCTGAGCCTGCTGTAGCTCATTAAACAGGGTCATCATCTGAGCCTTCAGATCCTCCACCTCTGACGCAGCCTGACACATAACAGACAACAGTCCAACAAACTGACAGTTCTGATCGAGAAGCTAAGGG
It encodes:
- the LOC112069400 gene encoding hemagglutinin/amebocyte aggregation factor-like, with product MTMHISHFSQHXNXYEDRLWGFACKATFXSEPECXWSPYVNDFDQEFTLECPKNNVLTGMNSYHSNXHEDRRWKFYCCRVNSYCNQXCQWTPYVNDXDEVMSWQVPSLNYLVGAGSYHSNPHEDRRWRYQYCTRKSNC